From Corvus moneduloides isolate bCorMon1 chromosome 2, bCorMon1.pri, whole genome shotgun sequence, one genomic window encodes:
- the TMEM139 gene encoding transmembrane protein 139, with product MWLETRWKNIRQTLLLLFTAALLIGVTMLAISSNINPVGYFFLGVGGVCLVGYLLSMFVECYLRNQHQHDANEIPPNRQSQAGVNAAYEAPTYEEVMTMSAPAIWTITSNPGSVPLSLSEPPPYNVVIESSAQQEMMEEALRGPLPPDTMHTPETDTGSSMQLQLVLPPRLQRFVSDIHEEKDIEDRFEPVEPLTPPPAYEIAISDEVFEDAHQPSALGLISPSMHTEPNPHSNTGCS from the exons ATGTGGTTAGAGACACGCTGGAAGAACATCCGCCAAACCTTGCTGCTTCTGttcactgctgctcttctcatCGGGGTCACCATGCTGGCCATTTCCTCTAACATCAACCCCGTAGGCTATTTCTTCCTCGGGGTAGGGGGAGTGTGCCTGGTCGGCTATTTGCTGAGTATGTTTGTCGAGTGTTACCTGAGGAATCAACACCAGCATGACGCAAATGAAATACCTCCAAACAGGCAAAGCCAAGCAGG GGTGAACGCTGCCTACGAAGCGCCCACCTACGAGGAGGTGATGACCATGTCAGCTCCAGCAATATGGACAATTACATCCAACCCAGGCTCCGTGCCCTTGTCGCTGAGTGAGCCGCCCCCATACAATGTAGTTATTGAATCCTCTGCCCAACAGGAGATGATGGAGGAGGCTCTCCGGGGGCCACTGCCACCAGACACAATGCACACTCCTGAGACAGACACGGGCTCCAgcatgcagctgcagctggtgctgcctcCAAGACTGCAGCGGTTTGTTTCGGACATCCATGAGGAGAAAGATATTGAAGACAGGTTCGAACCAGTGGAGCCACTCACTCCACCACCTGCTTATGAGATTGCCATCAGTGATGAGGTCTTTGAAGATGCTCACCAGCCCTCTGCATTAGGATTGATTTCACCTTCTATGCATACAGAACCAAACCCTCACTCCAATACAGGATGCTCCTAG